From Myxococcales bacterium, a single genomic window includes:
- the glmS gene encoding glutamine--fructose-6-phosphate transaminase (isomerizing), whose protein sequence is MCGIVGYVGPRIAAPILLDGLRKLEYRGYDSAGLAVQGAEQIEIVRAVGKLENLARALETRPLQGTTGIGHTRWATHGRPSEPNAHPHSAGDVAVVHNGIIENHLELRHELTAAGVRFTSDTDTEIVAHLVHLELQSGAGSLFLAMRRALSRVRGAFALAAICQREPGRIVIAKNASPLVVGLGEGEMLCGSDIPALLGSTRNMSFLEDGEMAELRADGLRIETLEGVGVERKPRHIDWSPVQAEKGGFKHFMLKEIFEQPRAVEDTLRGRLNLEAGEVVEGELGLDADAAARIERVVLIACGTSHHAALVGRYYLELLARVPAHTELASEVRYREPVFGPKDLVIAVSQSGETADTLAALKSAREGGARILAIANVQGSAIPRASDGALYTHAGPEIGVASTKCFTTQLVALLLLAVYLGRRRGILDADRAREIFQSLLELPNDMRWALARKEQVHAAARHWHSATHMLFLGRGLGYPIALEGALKLKEISYAHAEGYAAGEMKHGPIALIDEQMPVVIVMPKDRQYEKTFSNLQEVRARDGQVIALVTEGDTEGKKIAQFSIELPKMAELTLPIAAVIPLQLLAYYIADLKGTDVDQPRNLAKTVTVE, encoded by the coding sequence ATGTGCGGTATTGTCGGATACGTCGGTCCACGGATCGCGGCCCCCATCCTGCTCGATGGGCTCAGGAAGCTCGAATACCGCGGCTACGACTCGGCGGGCCTCGCGGTGCAGGGTGCTGAACAGATCGAGATCGTGCGCGCCGTTGGCAAGCTCGAGAACCTGGCGCGAGCCCTCGAGACCCGCCCGCTCCAGGGCACTACCGGCATCGGGCACACCCGCTGGGCGACCCACGGTCGGCCCAGTGAGCCGAACGCCCATCCACACTCCGCGGGCGACGTGGCCGTGGTGCACAACGGCATCATCGAAAACCACCTGGAGCTGAGGCACGAGCTCACCGCTGCGGGCGTCCGCTTCACCAGCGACACGGACACCGAGATCGTCGCGCACCTCGTGCACCTCGAGCTCCAAAGCGGAGCGGGTAGCCTGTTTCTCGCCATGCGCCGGGCGCTCTCGCGTGTGCGCGGCGCGTTTGCGCTCGCTGCCATCTGTCAACGGGAGCCGGGCCGCATCGTGATCGCCAAGAACGCGTCCCCGCTGGTGGTGGGGCTCGGCGAAGGGGAGATGCTCTGCGGCAGCGACATTCCGGCCTTGCTCGGCAGCACCCGCAACATGTCGTTCCTCGAAGACGGAGAGATGGCAGAGCTTCGCGCCGACGGCCTGCGCATCGAGACCCTCGAGGGCGTGGGTGTCGAGCGCAAGCCCAGGCACATCGATTGGAGCCCGGTTCAAGCAGAGAAGGGCGGCTTCAAGCACTTCATGCTCAAGGAGATCTTCGAGCAGCCGCGGGCGGTCGAGGACACCCTGCGCGGCCGTTTGAACCTCGAAGCCGGCGAGGTGGTAGAGGGCGAGCTCGGCCTGGACGCCGATGCCGCTGCGCGCATCGAGCGCGTGGTGCTGATTGCGTGCGGCACCAGCCATCACGCCGCGTTGGTCGGACGTTATTACCTCGAGCTCTTGGCGCGTGTGCCCGCTCACACGGAGCTCGCGAGCGAGGTCCGCTACCGAGAGCCGGTATTTGGGCCCAAAGACCTGGTGATCGCCGTCAGCCAGTCGGGTGAGACGGCGGACACCTTGGCCGCGCTCAAATCAGCGCGCGAGGGCGGCGCTCGTATCCTCGCCATCGCGAACGTGCAGGGCAGCGCCATTCCCCGGGCCAGCGACGGTGCACTCTACACCCACGCGGGCCCCGAGATCGGCGTGGCCTCGACCAAGTGTTTCACGACGCAGCTCGTGGCGCTGCTGCTGCTTGCGGTCTACCTCGGGCGACGGCGCGGCATCCTCGACGCGGACCGCGCGCGGGAGATCTTCCAGTCCTTGCTCGAGCTGCCGAACGACATGCGCTGGGCGCTCGCCCGCAAAGAGCAGGTGCATGCCGCTGCCAGGCACTGGCACTCGGCCACACATATGCTCTTCTTGGGCCGCGGGCTCGGTTATCCCATCGCCCTCGAAGGGGCGCTCAAGCTGAAGGAGATCAGCTACGCCCACGCGGAGGGGTACGCCGCGGGCGAGATGAAACACGGCCCCATCGCCCTCATCGACGAGCAGATGCCAGTGGTGATCGTGATGCCGAAAGACCGGCAGTACGAGAAGACCTTCTCGAACTTGCAGGAGGTTCGAGCCCGCGACGGTCAGGTGATCGCTCTGGTCACGGAAGGGGACACCGAGGGCAAGAAGATTGCGCAGTTCAGCATCGAGCTGCCGAAGATGGCGGAGCTCACGCTGCCCATCGCGGCAGTCATCCCGCTCCAGCTGCTGGCGTATTACATCGCGGATCTGAAGGGCACCGACGTCGATCAGCCGCGCAACCTCGCGAAGACCGTGACGGTGGAGTGA
- the atpG gene encoding ATP synthase F1 subunit gamma: protein MANLKAIRKRISSVKSTQKITRAMKMVAGARLNRAQQKILALRPYAVKTGEVLAEVTAAASRRLEEGGGGGIDADHRLLARRPEKTVMILVITSDRGLCGAFNTNILRLAERQWHEREADGQKVQIAVIGRKGRDYFKRRGAPVVHVFSGIWDRLDLGQARDVARVVLKPFVLADVDSIYLVYNEFKSAMTQRVVCEPLFPLPLKKLEEAAEPVYEREFIFEPNKEALLERLVPMYVEISVLRALLESMASELGARMTAMDSATKNASEMIDRLTLVYNRARQAAITTELMEIIGGAEALKG from the coding sequence GTGGCCAACCTCAAAGCCATCCGTAAGCGCATCAGCTCCGTCAAGAGCACGCAGAAGATCACGCGTGCGATGAAGATGGTGGCGGGTGCGCGCCTCAATCGCGCGCAGCAGAAGATCCTCGCGCTCAGGCCCTACGCAGTGAAGACCGGGGAGGTGCTGGCGGAGGTCACGGCGGCGGCCAGTCGGCGACTGGAGGAGGGCGGCGGCGGCGGTATCGACGCCGATCACCGATTGCTGGCGCGGCGCCCCGAGAAGACGGTCATGATCCTGGTCATCACCAGCGATCGCGGGCTCTGCGGAGCGTTCAACACCAACATCTTGCGGCTCGCGGAGCGCCAGTGGCACGAGCGCGAGGCGGACGGGCAGAAGGTCCAGATCGCGGTCATTGGCCGCAAGGGTCGCGACTACTTCAAGCGCCGTGGCGCCCCCGTCGTCCACGTCTTCTCGGGGATCTGGGATCGACTGGATCTCGGTCAGGCGAGGGACGTCGCTCGCGTCGTGCTCAAGCCGTTCGTGTTGGCCGACGTCGACTCCATCTATCTGGTCTACAACGAGTTCAAGAGCGCGATGACCCAACGAGTGGTGTGTGAGCCGCTCTTCCCGCTGCCGCTCAAGAAGCTCGAAGAGGCCGCCGAGCCGGTGTACGAGCGCGAGTTCATCTTCGAACCCAACAAAGAGGCGCTGCTCGAGCGGCTGGTGCCCATGTACGTCGAGATCAGCGTGCTCCGGGCGCTGCTCGAGAGCATGGCCAGCGAGCTCGGCGCTCGGATGACGGCGATGGATTCCGCCACCAAGAACGCGTCCGAGATGATCGACCGCTTGACGCTGGTCTACAACCGCGCGCGGCAGGCAGCGATCACCACGGAGCTGATGGAGATCATCGGCGGCGCGGAGGCCCTCAAGGGCTGA
- a CDS encoding F0F1 ATP synthase subunit alpha, with translation MQLSADEISQIIKKQIQNFERAAVVTETGTVLTSGDGIARIYGLEGAMSGELVEFPGGTFGLVLNLEHDNVGVAVLGDATAVMEGDTVKRTGRIADVPVGEAVAGRVVNALGQPIDGKGAIESNQRRRIEVKAPGIIGRQPVKEPLQTGLKAIDAMIPIGRGQRELIIGDRQTGKTAIAIDTIINQKGKDVFCVYVAIGQKASTVAQVVDKLKAHGAMDYTTVVVATATETAPLQFLAPYTGVTIAEYFRDTGRHALCIYDDLSKQAVAYRQMSLLLRRPPGREAYPGDVFYIHSRLLERAAKMAHRWFVVKKGQSVPAGDWSFRGVDGQTHLGEEGKHAAEAALAALPNKDELELARDPHSGGSLTALPIIETQAGDVSAYIPTNVISITDGQIFLEGDLFYSGVRPAINVGISVSRVGGNAQIKAMKKYAGTLRLDLAQYREMAAFAQFASDLDASTRAQLERGQRLTELLKQGQYVPLAVEKQVVIVYAGTNGFVDKLPVASLKAFEKELYSHIDEKHPDLWEDIREKREITDDVKKKLDKVLKKFVKNFVASSEEE, from the coding sequence ATGCAGCTCAGCGCCGACGAAATTAGCCAAATCATCAAGAAGCAGATCCAGAACTTCGAACGCGCCGCCGTGGTCACCGAGACCGGGACAGTGCTCACGAGTGGTGACGGCATCGCACGCATCTACGGCCTCGAGGGTGCGATGTCTGGCGAGCTGGTGGAGTTCCCGGGTGGCACCTTCGGCCTCGTGCTCAACCTCGAGCACGACAACGTGGGCGTCGCAGTACTCGGCGACGCAACCGCCGTGATGGAAGGCGACACCGTCAAGCGCACCGGCCGCATCGCCGACGTGCCGGTCGGGGAAGCCGTGGCGGGCCGCGTGGTCAACGCCCTCGGTCAGCCCATCGACGGCAAGGGCGCCATCGAGAGCAACCAGCGCCGCCGCATCGAGGTGAAGGCGCCGGGCATCATCGGGCGCCAGCCGGTGAAGGAGCCGCTCCAGACGGGTTTGAAGGCCATCGACGCCATGATCCCCATCGGCCGCGGCCAGCGCGAGCTGATCATCGGCGACCGCCAGACCGGCAAGACCGCCATCGCCATCGACACCATCATCAACCAGAAGGGCAAGGACGTCTTCTGCGTCTACGTCGCGATTGGCCAGAAGGCGTCGACCGTGGCTCAGGTCGTCGACAAGCTGAAGGCCCACGGGGCCATGGATTACACGACGGTCGTCGTTGCAACGGCCACCGAGACCGCACCGCTGCAGTTCTTGGCGCCGTACACCGGTGTCACCATCGCTGAGTACTTCCGGGACACTGGGCGCCACGCCCTCTGCATCTACGACGACTTGTCGAAACAAGCCGTCGCCTACCGTCAGATGTCACTCTTGCTCCGCCGCCCGCCGGGCCGCGAAGCGTATCCGGGCGACGTGTTCTACATCCACTCTCGCCTGCTCGAGCGCGCGGCAAAGATGGCCCACCGCTGGTTCGTCGTGAAAAAGGGCCAGAGCGTGCCGGCGGGTGACTGGAGCTTCCGCGGCGTGGACGGCCAGACCCACCTCGGCGAAGAAGGCAAACACGCGGCCGAAGCGGCCTTGGCCGCCCTTCCCAACAAGGACGAGCTCGAGCTCGCGCGCGACCCGCACTCGGGTGGCTCGCTGACAGCGCTGCCGATCATCGAGACGCAGGCCGGCGACGTGTCCGCGTACATTCCGACCAACGTGATCTCGATCACCGACGGTCAGATCTTCCTCGAAGGCGACCTCTTCTACTCGGGTGTTCGTCCCGCCATCAACGTCGGCATCAGCGTGAGCCGCGTTGGTGGCAACGCACAGATCAAGGCGATGAAGAAGTACGCCGGCACCCTGCGCCTCGATCTGGCGCAGTACCGCGAAATGGCGGCCTTCGCCCAGTTCGCCAGCGACCTGGACGCCTCGACCCGTGCCCAGCTCGAGCGCGGTCAGCGGCTCACCGAGCTGCTCAAACAAGGTCAGTACGTGCCGCTCGCGGTCGAGAAGCAGGTCGTGATCGTCTACGCCGGCACCAACGGTTTCGTGGACAAACTACCGGTGGCGTCGCTGAAGGCCTTCGAGAAGGAGCTCTACAGCCACATCGACGAGAAACACCCAGATCTCTGGGAGGACATCCGCGAAAAGCGAGAGATCACCGATGACGTCAAGAAGAAGCTCGACAAGGTGCTGAAGAAGTTCGTCAAGAACTTCGTGGCCAGCTCCGAAGAAGAGTGA
- the atpH gene encoding ATP synthase F1 subunit delta, with product MIGSPVVERYTRAIFELAVEAGQLTQLTEQMRSFAAAYTTSRELRSVAINPLIVDEERDAVLKEIGQRLGVGELAINAVRVLARRRRLYALPDIAKRLGGMADEQAGIVRATVISASALSEDFYARLVKKLEANTKMKVVVEREQDPSLIAGVVTKIGDNTIDGSLKGRLRAIERSLLPG from the coding sequence GTGATCGGTTCACCCGTCGTCGAACGCTACACGCGGGCGATCTTCGAGCTGGCCGTCGAAGCCGGTCAGCTCACGCAGCTCACCGAGCAGATGCGCAGTTTCGCCGCCGCCTACACCACGAGCCGCGAGCTCCGCTCCGTCGCCATCAACCCCCTGATTGTCGACGAAGAGCGCGACGCGGTGCTCAAGGAGATCGGGCAGCGGCTCGGGGTGGGTGAGCTGGCGATCAACGCCGTGCGTGTCCTGGCCCGCCGGCGCCGACTCTACGCGCTACCGGACATTGCCAAACGACTGGGCGGCATGGCGGACGAACAGGCCGGCATCGTGCGGGCCACGGTCATCAGCGCCAGCGCGCTCTCCGAGGACTTCTACGCAAGACTCGTCAAGAAGCTCGAGGCCAACACCAAGATGAAGGTGGTCGTCGAGCGCGAGCAGGATCCGAGCCTGATCGCCGGAGTGGTGACCAAGATCGGGGACAATACGATTGATGGATCTTTGAAGGGGAGGCTCCGGGCCATCGAGCGGAGTTTGCTCCCGGGGTGA
- a CDS encoding ATP synthase F0 subunit B: protein MKRFSSWLPPLFALLALTLTSLAWAEKSAPGAGHGATAPHGADSAEGAAPSDPGGEHGADHGPGPINWYYGMIAESADAEPSVLFRPKGMQPPLLAMLLNAGILFFVVIRVARRPVADALKKRKASIMHGMDDAARMKSDASDRLAEYEDKLEHLDEEIERVKREMREAGQAERARILAEAKERRARMERDARLLIEQELAAARQALVREAVEGAVKSATERISKEIAAADHQRVADEYLAELDQAFVTRGGKA, encoded by the coding sequence ATGAAACGCTTCTCTTCCTGGCTTCCGCCGCTCTTTGCGCTGCTGGCGCTGACCCTCACCAGCCTGGCCTGGGCGGAGAAATCAGCGCCGGGCGCGGGCCACGGTGCAACGGCGCCTCACGGCGCGGATTCCGCGGAGGGGGCGGCGCCTTCTGATCCCGGCGGTGAGCACGGCGCGGATCACGGTCCGGGGCCCATCAACTGGTATTACGGCATGATCGCCGAGTCCGCGGACGCCGAGCCATCGGTCCTGTTCCGTCCGAAGGGCATGCAGCCGCCGCTCCTGGCAATGCTGCTCAACGCCGGCATCCTGTTCTTCGTCGTCATTCGCGTCGCGCGCCGCCCTGTCGCGGATGCACTGAAGAAGCGCAAGGCCTCGATCATGCACGGCATGGACGACGCCGCCCGGATGAAGAGCGACGCCTCCGACCGGCTCGCCGAGTACGAAGACAAACTCGAGCATCTTGACGAAGAGATCGAGAGGGTGAAGCGTGAGATGCGCGAGGCGGGCCAGGCAGAGCGGGCGCGTATCCTCGCGGAGGCAAAGGAGCGACGCGCGCGCATGGAGCGTGATGCGCGGTTGCTGATCGAACAAGAGCTCGCCGCGGCGCGCCAAGCGCTCGTGCGGGAGGCAGTCGAGGGCGCGGTCAAGAGCGCGACGGAGCGGATCAGCAAAGAGATTGCTGCGGCCGACCATCAGCGCGTGGCAGATGAGTACCTTGCCGAGTTGGATCAGGCGTTCGTTACCCGAGGAGGCAAAGCGTGA
- a CDS encoding ATP synthase F0 subunit B has translation MNPMLGAAMSGGISIDFDKTFVLQMLIFATLIVVLKPLLFDPVLKVFEEREKRTEGARAEAREMQEEAGQLLRRYEAEVENIHRVASEERDHLRAETSKLEAEILNDARALTTRVVEDGRKKIETEVNGIRFDLGRQTEQIAREVAARVLGREVR, from the coding sequence CTGAATCCCATGCTCGGCGCCGCAATGAGCGGGGGGATCAGTATCGACTTCGACAAGACGTTCGTCTTGCAGATGCTGATCTTCGCCACGCTGATCGTCGTGTTGAAGCCTCTGCTCTTCGATCCCGTCCTGAAGGTGTTCGAGGAGCGCGAGAAGCGCACCGAAGGCGCTCGCGCCGAAGCTCGCGAAATGCAGGAAGAGGCAGGGCAGCTCCTGCGCCGATACGAGGCTGAGGTCGAGAACATCCATCGTGTGGCCTCCGAAGAGCGCGACCACCTGCGGGCAGAGACCAGCAAGCTCGAGGCAGAAATCTTGAATGATGCTCGGGCGCTCACCACCCGCGTCGTCGAAGACGGACGCAAGAAGATCGAGACCGAGGTGAACGGCATTCGCTTCGACCTCGGGCGGCAGACCGAGCAGATCGCTCGTGAGGTCGCGGCGCGAGTGCTCGGGCGGGAGGTGCGCTGA
- the folK gene encoding 2-amino-4-hydroxy-6-hydroxymethyldihydropteridine diphosphokinase has protein sequence MATPIRYVIGLGSNLGDRLALLRRAVIELAGVGPLARASRLYESDPWGGPEQGPFLNAAVALDSGLGPALLLERLLEIERKLGRERRERWGPRTIDLDLLWARGVTHSAPGLRVPHERLTERTFALGPLLEVEPDAEAPAGQESYPLVLQRLRAPILRPVLGSDWTKAGEISAAQPHHALR, from the coding sequence ATGGCGACGCCGATTCGGTACGTGATTGGGCTCGGATCCAACCTCGGCGACCGGCTCGCCCTGCTGCGAAGGGCCGTGATCGAGCTGGCCGGAGTCGGTCCGCTCGCCCGAGCCTCCCGGCTCTACGAGTCGGACCCCTGGGGCGGTCCGGAGCAGGGGCCCTTCTTGAACGCCGCCGTTGCGCTCGATTCCGGTCTCGGGCCAGCCTTGCTGCTCGAACGCCTGCTCGAGATCGAGCGAAAGCTGGGGCGAGAGCGACGTGAGCGGTGGGGCCCTCGAACCATCGACCTGGACTTGCTCTGGGCGAGGGGTGTGACCCACTCCGCACCCGGGCTGCGCGTTCCCCATGAGCGGCTGACCGAGCGCACCTTCGCGCTCGGGCCCTTGCTCGAGGTCGAACCTGACGCGGAAGCCCCCGCCGGACAGGAGAGCTACCCACTCGTGCTGCAACGTTTGCGGGCTCCGATTCTGCGCCCGGTGCTGGGGTCCGACTGGACAAAAGCAGGTGAAATATCCGCCGCTCAGCCGCATCACGCACTGCGCTAG
- a CDS encoding MerC domain-containing protein, which yields MEHDSSVTASEAEIEGRVRRWDTLGVIVSAACVVHCMAMPLVLSLLPALGLSFLANDGVHEVLAVLVVLLAVLAFVPGYRVHHLKYVPVIGGFGVIVLAGAAFAPGLGLVVESVLTAIGGGVLVFAHVMNRRALGRAHIH from the coding sequence ATGGAGCACGACTCTTCCGTGACCGCCAGTGAAGCCGAGATCGAGGGCCGCGTCCGTCGCTGGGACACCCTGGGCGTGATCGTGTCCGCGGCCTGTGTGGTGCACTGCATGGCGATGCCGCTCGTGCTCAGCCTGTTGCCAGCGCTCGGGTTGTCGTTCCTGGCGAACGACGGCGTACACGAGGTGCTGGCGGTGCTCGTGGTCCTGCTCGCCGTCCTGGCATTCGTGCCGGGCTATCGCGTGCATCATCTCAAGTACGTGCCGGTCATCGGAGGGTTCGGCGTCATCGTGCTCGCCGGTGCGGCGTTCGCGCCGGGCCTGGGCCTCGTCGTCGAGTCGGTCCTCACCGCCATCGGCGGTGGCGTGCTGGTGTTCGCGCACGTGATGAACCGGCGAGCGCTCGGTCGCGCGCACATCCACTGA
- a CDS encoding tetratricopeptide repeat protein, whose amino-acid sequence MLGGGLIWLDHAHIEAGLALRPPAEWLALFREPFAGTGYYRPLTALSLSIDALFGSVAAYHLTNLALHAAAALGLVHAARALGVGRRAATLGGLLFAVHPVGSLVAGAIAFRSESLVALALFGLIVAHRRGRPVWAGVCVLVAGLSKETGLVLAPLYLAALEIAAGRPPVTKAERPVRRGVFASEALLWFVALGLRLKFAPPWLGHFPDLSASEQVGTRLAALTKSVASVVVPIDARICDAFPISGASAPAALLGAAFALVLLVAARRGGAVGLLTVLSLLPSLQLVSTLRWWSPHYLYLAAAWFLVFVAERLVRRGAVPVALALVVTVLLGVGSWRAGRRYRSDESLWRAEVAAEPACREGQFYLAEVARSKEDFALAALHYEAALRSAPGLLAFVDLDATLTNYGLVLFRLGRLDEARRVFEEALQQPSDEITRRRVTHDLAAVALASGDAPRALELLGPELERADVLPESLVIGARALEALGRDREATELRARRTKH is encoded by the coding sequence GTGCTTGGAGGCGGTCTCATCTGGCTGGACCACGCTCACATCGAGGCCGGACTCGCCCTCCGCCCTCCGGCGGAGTGGCTCGCGCTCTTCCGTGAGCCGTTTGCCGGCACCGGTTATTACCGGCCGCTGACCGCGCTCTCCCTGTCGATCGACGCGCTGTTCGGCAGCGTGGCGGCGTATCACCTGACGAACCTCGCGCTGCATGCCGCTGCGGCGCTCGGGCTCGTTCACGCGGCGCGGGCCCTCGGCGTCGGGCGGCGCGCGGCGACGCTGGGCGGCTTGCTGTTCGCGGTGCACCCGGTCGGCTCGCTCGTGGCCGGTGCGATTGCCTTTCGGTCCGAGTCGCTGGTCGCCCTCGCATTGTTTGGTTTGATCGTCGCGCATCGCCGCGGACGCCCGGTGTGGGCCGGCGTCTGTGTGTTGGTCGCCGGTCTGTCGAAGGAGACCGGGCTGGTTCTGGCGCCGCTCTACCTGGCTGCGCTGGAGATCGCCGCGGGTCGACCGCCGGTGACGAAAGCGGAGCGACCGGTGAGGCGTGGTGTCTTCGCGAGCGAGGCGCTGCTCTGGTTCGTTGCCCTGGGCCTGAGACTGAAGTTCGCGCCGCCCTGGCTCGGACACTTCCCGGATTTATCCGCGAGCGAGCAGGTTGGAACGCGGCTCGCAGCGCTGACCAAGAGCGTGGCGTCGGTCGTCGTGCCGATCGACGCTCGGATCTGCGATGCGTTCCCGATCTCCGGCGCCTCGGCGCCCGCGGCGTTGCTGGGCGCTGCCTTCGCGCTGGTGCTGCTGGTGGCCGCGCGCCGCGGTGGCGCGGTTGGCCTATTGACGGTGCTGTCCTTGCTGCCGTCGCTGCAGCTGGTTTCGACGCTGCGCTGGTGGTCGCCCCACTATCTCTACCTGGCCGCGGCCTGGTTTCTGGTCTTCGTCGCGGAGCGCCTCGTGCGTCGCGGCGCGGTGCCCGTCGCGCTGGCGCTGGTGGTGACAGTGTTGCTCGGCGTCGGGTCGTGGCGGGCGGGCCGTCGTTACCGGAGTGACGAGAGCTTGTGGCGGGCGGAAGTTGCGGCGGAGCCCGCGTGCCGCGAGGGGCAGTTCTACCTGGCCGAGGTCGCTCGCTCGAAGGAGGACTTCGCGCTCGCGGCGCTTCATTATGAGGCGGCGCTGCGTTCGGCTCCGGGACTGCTCGCCTTCGTCGATCTGGACGCAACACTCACCAACTACGGGCTGGTGTTGTTCAGGCTCGGGCGGCTAGACGAGGCCCGGCGGGTTTTCGAGGAGGCGCTGCAACAACCATCCGACGAAATCACGCGGCGGCGTGTCACGCACGATCTCGCCGCGGTTGCGCTGGCGAGCGGCGATGCACCTCGAGCGCTCGAGCTGCTGGGCCCCGAGCTCGAGCGGGCGGATGTGCTCCCGGAGTCGCTGGTCATCGGCGCCCGCGCTCTCGAAGCACTCGGCCGCGACCGAGAGGCGACGGAGCTGCGCGCGCGCAGGACAAAGCACTGA
- a CDS encoding metallophosphoesterase: MTQRLEVLLPVAILAVALSGAAVSCGSDGDGGGKGGSSSGGTGTGASSGTGGTSSGGTSAGGTNAGGTGGGAAGAGGTSSGGGAGAGGGAGAGGTASGGTGAGGTGTGGAGAGIPPDKQNLRIAFFGDSKSGTNFKNVLGIAKTEKADAIIGLGDYDYSANPSAWLTALTSVVGPDFPVFGAVGNHDTGTWAPYATEFKSRMQKAGVTPDSADFTDEKFSLVFQGIKLVFVGQNGKNAEFATFIKDQFSKDDHIWKLCLWHKNQTAMQVGGKGNEMGWEVYEACRAAGAIVLTGHEHSYERTKTLTDITNQVVDTTCSDGKKLCVGPGRTFVAVAGLGGNDVRDQLRCLPATPPYGCKGEWALIYTNQQSATFGAVLIDFYVNGNAKAARGVFKNVKNETVDTFDITKD; the protein is encoded by the coding sequence ATGACACAGCGCCTCGAGGTCCTGTTACCGGTCGCCATCTTGGCCGTTGCCCTGAGTGGCGCCGCGGTGTCGTGTGGCTCCGATGGCGATGGCGGCGGCAAGGGCGGCTCGAGCAGTGGTGGAACCGGCACGGGAGCCTCGAGCGGAACCGGTGGCACGAGCTCCGGTGGCACGAGCGCGGGTGGCACGAACGCTGGCGGCACGGGGGGCGGGGCCGCGGGCGCTGGTGGGACCTCGTCGGGCGGGGGAGCGGGTGCGGGAGGTGGAGCGGGCGCGGGCGGTACGGCGAGCGGTGGTACCGGCGCAGGGGGCACGGGCACGGGTGGTGCTGGCGCAGGGATCCCGCCGGACAAACAGAACCTGCGCATTGCGTTCTTCGGTGACAGCAAGAGCGGCACCAATTTCAAGAATGTGCTCGGCATCGCCAAGACCGAGAAGGCCGACGCCATCATTGGCCTTGGTGACTACGACTACAGCGCGAACCCGTCGGCGTGGCTGACCGCATTGACCAGCGTGGTGGGCCCAGATTTCCCGGTGTTCGGCGCGGTGGGCAATCACGACACGGGGACCTGGGCGCCGTACGCCACCGAGTTCAAGAGCCGAATGCAGAAGGCGGGCGTCACGCCCGACAGCGCGGACTTCACCGACGAGAAGTTCTCTTTGGTGTTCCAGGGCATCAAGCTGGTCTTTGTCGGCCAGAACGGCAAGAACGCCGAGTTCGCGACGTTCATCAAGGATCAGTTCTCGAAGGATGATCACATCTGGAAGCTGTGCCTCTGGCACAAGAACCAGACGGCGATGCAGGTCGGTGGCAAGGGCAACGAGATGGGCTGGGAGGTCTACGAGGCCTGTCGTGCGGCCGGTGCCATCGTGCTCACCGGTCACGAACACTCCTACGAACGCACCAAGACCCTCACTGACATCACGAATCAGGTGGTGGACACCACGTGTTCGGACGGCAAGAAGCTGTGTGTCGGGCCGGGGCGTACGTTCGTGGCCGTGGCGGGGCTGGGCGGCAACGATGTGCGCGATCAACTGCGCTGCCTGCCGGCGACCCCACCCTACGGCTGCAAGGGTGAGTGGGCGCTCATCTACACGAATCAGCAGAGCGCGACCTTCGGCGCGGTGCTGATCGACTTCTACGTGAACGGCAACGCCAAGGCGGCGCGCGGCGTGTTCAAGAACGTCAAGAACGAGACCGTCGACACGTTCGACATCACGAAAGACTGA